TTCTGTTGAATAATAACATCTGTCAATCGCTTGTTCGTGAGGTAGATTAATGCCAATTGTGCATCTTCATCCGTAGGAGACTTCTTTGCAGGAGTAAGTTTATCAAATTGAGCATTTTTAATCTTTGCCATCTCAGCCGATTTGAATTCAGGAGCAAGAAGATTGGTATCTACAGGACGAAAGTCCTCCACATCAGCTACACGGGTGATACCGGGTTCTAAGGAAGATCCCCGCGCTGCTGTATCAGCATCCAATGCAGCCGCGCCCCCATCATTTTTCCCAAATACCTGAGCTAGTTCAGACAAATGATGTCCGATATGGTTAAAACCAACAACATAACGTAAAAAAACAAAACCTATCACAAGTACAGATAAGCCTATTATTAAGCCTTTTTTACTCCCTGAGCGGTTGCTTTTTTCTATTTCCAAAAAAGAAGATGGCTCAGGTTCTCCTCTGTTTATAGCTTGGCTATTAAACACTTCGTCGTAATCAACTAAAAATAGGTCTTTACCATCGAAAAGATCAATATCACCTTCCTCAAACATTTGGACAATATCGCGGGCCGTTTTCAATTTTACATTTGCGCGATTGGCGATTAGTTTAATTGCGCCATCGTAATTGCCTTGTTTAATTAAATCTATAATTATTTCTTTATCAATTTCGATCTTGTTGACGAGAATAGTTTTGTTCATCTGGTTGTATCTTCTTTCAGTTGATTCCTGTTATGCTATGTTCTTTACGATATTCAAAAATGAGATTAATAAATGGAAGATCAATGAAAATTTCTTCCTTTATAAAAAACATCATTCACCTGCTCATCCTCTTCTGCCAGATTTTTTAATAAACCCGACATATCAAAACAGCGTTCAGCAATGATATGGATCACCTCTCCCTCTACCTGTACTTTTCCTGCAACCATAAACAATTTAGCTCGAAGGATCTCCTTTCGGTATTTTTCGAATACTTTACTCCAGATAACCACGTTTGCAAATCCAGTATCATCTTCAATGGTCACAAATAGCACGCCTTTGGATGTTCCAGGCCGCTGCCGCACTGTAATCAATCCACATACCTTTACGGGCATATTATTTTTGATCAGGTTTAATTTTTCAGTTGGTACAATATGCAGAAGATCCAATTTGTCACGTAGGAAACTTACGGGATGCGCTTTGATGGACAACCCGGTTCTTGCATAATCCGCTACGACATGTTGGCTGGGGCGCAACAAAGGTAGCTCAATCTGCCCTTCTATGCTTTGTGGTGAAGGTTTCCCTTCAAATAATCCAATGGGACGATCTCCTAAAGCAGTGATTTCCCACAATGCCCTCCGGCGATCGATGCCCAGTGAACGGAAAGCATCCGCCTCAGCCAACCTTTCCAGTCCAGACAGGGACAGCCCAACTTCCATCATCGTTGTGATCGCCGAATATCCATGTTGGCGCGCCGAGGTCAGCAATAGTGCTTCTTCTTCCGAAAATCCCTTGATCTGACGTAAGCCCAAGCGCAGCGCATGCGGGTGCCCCATTTTACCTTCCAGGGTATTATCCCAAAAGGAATGGTTGATATCGATGGGTAGAATTTTCACCCCATGTCGCTCCGCATCAATAACGATCTGCGCAGGCTGATAGAATCCCATAGGCTGACTATTGAGCAAGGATGCTGCAAAAATATCGGGATAATGGCATTTGATCCATGATGAAACATAAACCAAAAGCGCAAAAGAAGCCGCATGGCTTTCCGGAAAGCCGTAACTCCCGAATCCTTCCAGCTGCCGAAAAACCCGTTCAGCAAACTCTACGGTATAATCTTTCTTCACCATACCGTCTATCATCTTTTGCTTAAACACCGACACCTGCCCTTTTGCTTTAAAGGTCGCCATACTACGGCGCAGTTCATCTGCCTCGGCAGGTGTGAATCCGGCCGCAACGATCGCAATCTCCATGGCCTGCTCCTGAAACAGCGGAACACCCAGTGTTTTTTCCAAAATCGCCCTAATTTCTTCTTTAGGATAGTCCACAGCCTCTTCTTTATTTCGCCGTCGCAGGTACGGATGCACCATATCCCCCTGTATCGGCCCCGGACGTACAATAGCTACCTCGATAACCAGATCATAAAATTCCCTGGGCTTTAGTCGTGGCAACATGGACATCTGCGCCCGGCTCTCAATCTGAAATACCCCCAGGGTATCGGCATGACAGATCATATCATATACCTTTGGATCTTCAACTTCACCAATCTTGGCCAACGTCAGATCCAGCCCATAATGACTTTTGGCAAGATCAAAAGCCTTCCGGATACAGGTCAGCATCCCCAATGCCAGTACATCTACTTTGAGGAAACCCAGTGCCTCCAGATCATCTTTGTTCCACTCCAGGTTGGTTCGGTTATCCATGCGGGCATTTACCAAGGGACAGAGCTCGTGCAGATTACCCTGTGTAATAACAAAACCACCGGTATGTTGCCCCAGCTGCCTTGGAAACCCAATATACTGATGCGTCAATTCGAGTACCTTACGCAAATGCGGATCGTCGGAATTAAAGCCTTGTTCCTTCAAGCGCTCCAGATCAATATAATCGTCCCAATGACTGCTGACCACGCCGGCCAGACGGCCGACAGTATCCATGGATAGTCCCATTGCTTTCCCTACATCACGTACAGCCCCTTTAGCACGTACCTGCGTCACCGTCGCCACAATAGCCGCGCGGTTGCGACCATATTTCTCATAGATGTACTGAATCACCTCTTCGCGGCGTTCATGTTCAAAATCGACATCGATATCAGGTGGTTCATCCCGCGCATCCGACATAAACCGTGCAAAGAGCAACCTGAATTCAGCAGGATTGACTGAGGTAATGCCCAGACAGTAACAAATGGTAGAATTGGCAGCCGAACCACGTCCTTGACATAAAATACCCCTTTCTTTTGCAAAACGCACATAATCATAGACGGTCAGAAAATAAGAAGCATAGCCCTTACGCTCGATAAAATCAAGTTCCATCTGGATGGTATCCCGGATAGCATCAGGGATCTGATCACCAAACCTATCTTTCGCTCCTTTCCATGTCAAATAGACCAATTCTTCCTGCGCGGTACGCCCATTAGAAGACAGTTCATCTGGATAAACATATTTTAAATCATCTAAGGAGAAGCTGCATGCTGCTGCTATTTCCATTGTCCGTGAGACGGCTTCAGGATAAGGTCTAAACAGGCGCTCCATCTCTGCTATAGGTTTCAGATACCGTTCGGCATTGGGATACAATTTAAATCCTGCATTCTGAATGGTGCATTTCTCCCGGATGCAGGTTAAAACATCCTGTAGTTCCCGCCTTTCGGGTACATGATAATAGACATCCCCCAAAGCAACAAGGGGAATTGCAAGGTTTTCGCCCAATTGTTGCATACGGAACAAGAGCTTTGCATCATCACCACGGTATAGCCGCTTGACTCCCAAATACAGGGCCACGCCTAGTTGCTGCTTATATTCCGTTACAGAAGTGAGAAAACCGGCTTCCAGTTCAAATTTGGCCGTTAACCGAGTGAGTGGACAGATAATAAATCGAATTCCTTCCCTATACTGGTAAACATCCGATCGATAGAGATGACATTTTCCTTTTTCAGCGCGCAGATTACCTATGGTCAATAAGGATGATAACCGGCCATAAGCTTCTTTATCGGTTGGATACGCCAATAAACTTGGACCATCCTGTAAGTCCAGCCGACAAGCTGGAATAAGTGTAATACCGTGCTTCTTCGCGGCACTATGGGCGCGAACAATACCAGCAAAACTATTCCGGTCAGTAACCGCAATTTTGCGGTACCCCAATTGTGCTGCACGTTCCATCAGTTCTTCCGGATGGGAAGCTCCTTCCAGAAAACTAAA
The window above is part of the Sphingobacterium sp. ML3W genome. Proteins encoded here:
- a CDS encoding error-prone DNA polymerase; this encodes MMGYCELQVTSNFSFLEGASHPEELMERAAQLGYRKIAVTDRNSFAGIVRAHSAAKKHGITLIPACRLDLQDGPSLLAYPTDKEAYGRLSSLLTIGNLRAEKGKCHLYRSDVYQYREGIRFIICPLTRLTAKFELEAGFLTSVTEYKQQLGVALYLGVKRLYRGDDAKLLFRMQQLGENLAIPLVALGDVYYHVPERRELQDVLTCIREKCTIQNAGFKLYPNAERYLKPIAEMERLFRPYPEAVSRTMEIAAACSFSLDDLKYVYPDELSSNGRTAQEELVYLTWKGAKDRFGDQIPDAIRDTIQMELDFIERKGYASYFLTVYDYVRFAKERGILCQGRGSAANSTICYCLGITSVNPAEFRLLFARFMSDARDEPPDIDVDFEHERREEVIQYIYEKYGRNRAAIVATVTQVRAKGAVRDVGKAMGLSMDTVGRLAGVVSSHWDDYIDLERLKEQGFNSDDPHLRKVLELTHQYIGFPRQLGQHTGGFVITQGNLHELCPLVNARMDNRTNLEWNKDDLEALGFLKVDVLALGMLTCIRKAFDLAKSHYGLDLTLAKIGEVEDPKVYDMICHADTLGVFQIESRAQMSMLPRLKPREFYDLVIEVAIVRPGPIQGDMVHPYLRRRNKEEAVDYPKEEIRAILEKTLGVPLFQEQAMEIAIVAAGFTPAEADELRRSMATFKAKGQVSVFKQKMIDGMVKKDYTVEFAERVFRQLEGFGSYGFPESHAASFALLVYVSSWIKCHYPDIFAASLLNSQPMGFYQPAQIVIDAERHGVKILPIDINHSFWDNTLEGKMGHPHALRLGLRQIKGFSEEEALLLTSARQHGYSAITTMMEVGLSLSGLERLAEADAFRSLGIDRRRALWEITALGDRPIGLFEGKPSPQSIEGQIELPLLRPSQHVVADYARTGLSIKAHPVSFLRDKLDLLHIVPTEKLNLIKNNMPVKVCGLITVRQRPGTSKGVLFVTIEDDTGFANVVIWSKVFEKYRKEILRAKLFMVAGKVQVEGEVIHIIAERCFDMSGLLKNLAEEDEQVNDVFYKGRNFH